Genomic window (Stegostoma tigrinum isolate sSteTig4 chromosome 48, sSteTig4.hap1, whole genome shotgun sequence):
TTGCATTCCTTCCCAAACACTCTCTGAACAGGAAAGGCCCTGGCACCGTCCTGGGCCTGCTGCTCTGTGTAGGATCATGTGTGTGAACGACTTGCTATATAGTTGACCAGCCAGTCCTACCATGTGAGAGTAACCCACCAAGGAATGGGGGAAATCTAACCAAATGTTGACCAATGTTTAACTTCCAATGGTTGACCTTTAATCACATCCATTTGTACACATTACCACTACCCTTTCAACTTATTTGATGTTGAGCCTGGATGTTAATATTTATTGGACTGGCAATAAAACCTTTATCTTGTTAAGGTTGTGGGTTTTATTCACAGTTTGGCATTTACAACATTCCTGAGGTGTTATGTAGGCCCCAGGCCTTGGGGTTGGAATGAGGAGGGGATGGGCAGACATTTTTCTTTACTTTGTACCCCACCCAACACCCCTTTCTCACCCACAGTGCCTGTCCCCACCCCACACCGTCTCcccctgtgtgtgtctctgtcccGCATATAGGTAGGCGTGTCATTTCTTTTGTGTGTGGTCAGGCGGAAGAGGAAAGAGGGATGTGATGtgtcactgagggagtgcacCACATTTCTCCAGGATTGTGAATTTCAGGAATTATCCAAAAGTAGTCAATAGTCATTTAGTCAGACTGCAGAGTCACTGATCAAACATGACTCAGAAATCACTCagttcctctctctccccctctcttattctctccctctatccctctttttctctctctttttccctccctctccctctctctttttctctccatctctctctatctttttctctccccccctctcttttttctctccccacctctctcttttttctctccccctctctctctttttctctcactctctcactttttctctcccccctctctctttttctctccccccactctttttctctcgctctccctctctctcgctctccctctctctcgctctcctctctCGCCCTCcttctctctcgccctccctctctctctcaccccccctcaaccccccaccccccctcccccccctctctccccccctctctcccccccctcatccccccatctcaccccccctctctcacccccccctctcaccccccctcacccctcccccctctctcacccctcccccctctctcacccctcccccctctctcacccctcccccctatctcaccccccctctctctcacctccccctctctctctcaccccctctctctctctcaccccccctctctctctctcaccccccctctctctctcaccccctctctctcaccccctctctctctcaccccctctctctctcaccccctctctccctcaccctctcaccccctccctccctctctctctcaccccctccctctctctctctcaccccccctctctctctcaccccccccctctctctctcaccccccctctctctctctcacccccctctctctctcacccccctctctctctttcacccccctctctctctcacccccctctctctctcaccccccccctctcacccccccctctctcaccccccctctctctcaccccccccctctctctcaccccccctctctctctcaccccccctctctctctcaccccccctctctctctcacccccccctctctctctcaccccccctctctctctcaccccccctctctctctcaccccctctctctctcaccccctctctatctcaccccctctctccctcaccctctcaccccctccctccctctctctctcaccccctccctctctctctctcaccccccctctctctctcacccccccctctctctcacctccccctctctctcacctccccctctctctctctcacccctctctctctctcacccctctctctctctcacccccctctctctctcacccccctctctctctcacccccctctctctctcacccccctctccctctcacccccctctctctctcaccccccctctctctctcaccccccccctctcaccaccccctctctctcaccccctctctctctcacccccctctctctctctctctctctctctctctctcaccccccctctctctctcaccccccctctctctctcaccccccctctctctcaccctccctctctctctcaccccctctctctctcacccccctctctctctctcaccacccccctctctctctctctctctctctcaccacctctctctctctctctctctctctctctctctctctctcaaccccctctctctctctctctctctctctgtcaccccccctctctctctctctctctcttaccccccctctctgtctcaccccctctctctctgtctctctctttctccctctctccctctccctctccctcactctctccatctcccacCCACTGCCTCAATGCCTGACGGAAGAATGTGAGGAATGCCGGAATAGTCCGGGGGCCGACTGGCCCTAGGCCGTAATCAAGGCTTCCACAATCTCCCTCCGTCCTCGGCCCCTCTAGGCCTGAGGCTTGGCCGACACATCAGACTGCTTGCCAAAGACACAGCAAAGCTGCAAGCACCGGCAGCtgggatgggtgcagctccaacaacatgcaaAGCTTGTCACCTTTCGGGCCAAAGTAGCCTGATTGTTTGGCATcatgtccacaaacatccactccctctgccaGCAACtgtcagaagcagcagtgtgtactatcagcggtcctgtttcactccctctttctctttcctttcctCCTGCTTTCTCTGCCTTAACCTCTACTCTctatcactctctttctcttctgTCTTTACATCATTCTGCCtgcctttttcttcttttctcttctttcctctctcttgaggacggcctcaaccaggatcttgggttcacatCACACTACAGGTGGCCCCACCACACACTAGAATCtgacacacacgttctcacacaagcgtacatgcgcacacacacacttatgtgcacacgcacacaggTCCTCTTTTATACATGCattctctctcaagcacacacacaagctcagtctctctgtctccagCACACACATTCTCCTAGTgccccacgcacacgcacatgcactcaTGAATCGATGGGGaacatttgtatttgcagatacattctatttagTTCAGAAGGCACACAATTTCTAGATAGTCGGTCTGTGTGGtctgttttataaattcctactttagaaataaaaccaccCTGACTTCAAACCaaagcacaaacagattctaaacaaggcctcacgcctaaaattgtctgacctaaaatgtcacctcttccttccactgataaaacctttcgtTCTCtgaggacagtgacttcaaaggaatttggggatttacatatatactttaatcaattgaaactttctaactgattaaagttttaacagcatcttagatttatCCTTATCAATGGTGTGACTTTTTggccttttacttataaattctgtgtctgataatacctctctcactaacacctgaagaaagaataagactccgaaagcttatattttcaaataaacctgttggactataaactggtgtagCATGATTTCTCACCTTCtctatcccagtccaacactggtacctcaCATCATTTCTCACTTTTTCTGTCTGTAGCTTTTTGTTCTGGCTCTTCacttctctccctcttcctcattCTGTCCTCTGTCTCTGTTGTCTATTTCTGTATATATTGGTGTCGCTCAGTTCCCCATCTTTGTCAGGAAAATATCTCTACACTGGTGCCCCTACAGTCCCCTCTGTCTGTCAGAGATACCTATACActgactagaacatagaacagtaaggccctttggcccacgatgttgtgccaaacatttacccgaaacttaaggtctatctaacttccacactaccttatactataatCCATGTGCTGACCTAATAGCTGCTGAAATGCcactaatgaggccaactccattaccctctctggcaatcCATTCCATGGCCTtgccactctctgaataaagaacctacctctgatgtctccccgatatctacctcctttcaatttaaaactatgtcctctcataaaagctacctcaccctaggaaaaagtctctggttgtctactctacctatacctctgatcattttgtacacctctatcaagtcacctctcatccttcatcgttctaaagagaaaagcccaagcgctctcaacctttccttgtaagaccttccctccattccaggcaccaccctggtaaatctcctctgcaccttttccaatgcttctacatctttcctgcaatgaggtgaccagaactggacacaatactccagatgtgaccaaACCAGGCCTTTGTattgctggagcataacttcacggctcttgaactcaatccctcttttaatgaaagctaacacaccccGTAtggcttcttaacaactctatccacctgggtgacagctttcagggaactgtgaacatgagccCCAAGAGCCCTCTCCTTCTCCACACCGCCAAGAATCTTTCGGTTAaccctgaattctgctttcaagtttgtccttctaaaatgaatcacctctcacatttcagggttaaactccatctgccacttctcgcccccgctctgcatcctatcaatgtccctttgtaacccagaacagccctccccactatccacaacatgacccaccttcatatcgtccatgaacttgctaatccacccttccactcctttatcaaatcatttacaaaaattacaaatagaagaggacgTAGAACAGattcttgcggtacaccactcctaactgagcaccatgttgaatattttccttccactaacaccctttgtcttctaaaggtcagccaattctgaatccagtctgccacatttctccctatccatgcctccttactttctgcatgagcctacaatgaggaaccttatcaaatgccttacttatatccatgtataccacatccacctctccaccttcatccacgtgtttggtcacctcttcaaagaattcaataacgtttgtgaggcatgaactgcccctcacaaatccatgctgactgtcacaaatcaaactgtgcctttccaagtgatcataaatcctgtctgtcagaaccctttccaataatttgcccaccactgacataagactgactggtccgTAATTTCCaaggttatccctgttcccttttttgaactcGGGAATGACGTTTGCTtgtttccaatcttccagcactatacgtgtggacagtgaggacaaaaagatcatcgtcaaaggccctgcgatcttgtCCCTCTCTTCCCATAGAATCtgtggataaatcccatcaggcctgggggacttatctatcttttcTCAGAATTCCTGGCATATCTTCCCTACTAACACAAACCTTCTCTAAACTATCTGGCTGTTTCACAATGTCTTCCTcgacaactaggtccctctcagttgtgaatgctaaagaaaagtgttcattaaggacctttcctatctctttaggctctctgcacaaattcccttcacaatccttgatcggccttAACCTTTCTCTGATCATTCTCTTGTTTTGCACTTAGATGTAAAAAGCCTTAGagttttccttgatgctatctgctaaggttttctcatgcccacTTCTCGCTCTCCTAAGGcatttcttcagctccttcctggctaacttgcatccctctagagccttttccattcctcttttcctaaaccttacataagcctccttcttcctctgaACCAGTTGTTCGACTCCTCTCAGGAAGCATGTCTCCCTCACTccactgcatcttccctgcctgctagggacaaacttATCAATcccatgcagtatgcattccttaaaagatctccacatttctgtggtgctcttccctgacaacatctgttcccaatgTGTTACCCAATTCGTGCCTAactgaattataattacccttcccccaattataaacttcACCCTgccgtatgtacctatccttatccatgactatcatgaaagaaacagagttatgatcacgaCCGCCAAAAGGCTCTCCTACCAACAAGTCTAACGCTTGGCCcagtttgttgccaagcaccaaatccaaaatggcctctcctcatgttggtctatcgacatattgtgtcaggaatccttcctgaatgcactggacaacatctgctccatctaagctattacaactaaaatgtttccaatcaatatgtggaaagttgaagtcacccgtgactacaaccctgtgacttctgcacctttccagtacctGCCTCCCAATTCTGcttctctacttctctgcaactattaggggtcTGTTATAAAAAAAACACCcgcaacaaagtgactgctcctttcttgctcctgactctgtagacatatcattctcaaactgcctttcagtagttGCTACACtcaccctgactagcaatgccactcccccacctctttatccaccctccctgtttcttttaaagtgtctaaatcccggaacttccaatgTTCGTTTCTCTTCCTGAGTTACCCaggtttctgtaatggccacaacattgtagttccaagtaccgacCCATGCTGTAAGCTCAaccgctttatttctgatacttctagcattgaaacATACACAGCTCAAACCATCTCGGCATgcacaattatgctccatcgacCACATTTCTTTGTAAACCACCAcgctccctgttgtgtctgttgaaaggctgaatacctcatcctgactagtgtctctcagtcccctctctctctctcagggagatatctgtacactgactggtgtctctcagtcccccctctctctcagggagatatctgtacactgactggtgtctctcagtcccccacctctctctctctcagggagatatctgtacactgactggtatcTCTCAGTTCTCACGCCCTCGCTGTCTCCCAATCTGTGTCCCTGTCTGCCTGTGGCCCTCTGCCTATCTCTAGGAGATATCCAAATGCTGACTGGTGCCTGTTCCCACTTCCACTTCTCAGCAAGATACCTGTACACTGGTGTCTCTCATTCCTCCCTCTCTGTCAGGGAGATAGCTGtacactgacatctatttcataAGCCCCTCCCTTCTTCTGAATGTTGATTCTtattgtgttcaaattccaccatctgccaaagcgagattcaaatccaggtgcccagaattTGACCAGGGTCTCTGGAAGAATAGTCTAATGTCAATACCATTTGGGCCATTTCCTCCCTCTGTTAATAAGTGCCTGAGTGTAGGCTCAGGATACAACAAACAAAAGGATTGGGAAAGTTAATGAAATGTTACCCTTTACCACAAGATGATTTGAGCAAAGGGGTAGCAGGGTTTTACTTCAGTTGCATAGGAACTTAGTTAAAACgcacctggagtacagtgtgcatgTTTGGATCCTTATCTCAACAAAGATAAGATTGGATGTGAGTAGATACACGTGTAGCTACATtggcccgaaaccccacctcttcctccattgcaATGATGACTGAAtcagcgctgccttgtgctcccacaaggagctcaaacagttcatccacttcaccaactccttccacaccaatcttaagttcacctggaccatctctgatacctctctctccttcctggacctccctgtttccctctctggcaaccacctagaaactgatatccatttcaagcccaccgactcccacagctacctagattacaccacctcccacccaccttcctgaaaaaataccatcccctattcccaattcctttgtctctgctgcatctgctcccaggatatgGCATTCCACTcacatacatctcagatgtcctcgtttttcaaggaccgcaacttgtcccgctcagtggtcgagaacaccctcgaccgtgtttcccgcaactcatccctcacaccccctccctgtaatATCAAGCAAAACAATGCCCCTCAtactcacgtaccaccccaccaacctccagatccaatgcatcatcctctgacacttccaccatctacaatccgaccccaccaccaaaggcccttatctgctttctgaagcgtccaccctctccgtgactcccttgcctgctccacactcccctccagtcccaccgcatccgacacttttccctgcaacctcaggaagtgctacacctgcccctacaactcctccctcacccccatcccaggccccaagaaaactttccacatcaagcagatgtccacctgcacatctgcctaaagtggtatactgcatccgctgttcccattatggcttctacatcggggaaaccaagtggaggcttggggaccactttgcagaacacccacacttggttcgcactaaacaactgcacctcccagtcgcaaaccatttcaactccccctcccattcctcagatgacatgtccatcctgggcctcctgcagtgccacaatgatgccacatgaaggttgcaggaacagcaactcctattccgctagagaaccatgcagcccaatggtgtcaatgtggacttcataagcttcaaaatctcccctccccctgccgcatctcaaaactagcccagctcatccccacctccctaacctgtccttcttcccacctatcccgtccttccacttcaagccccacccccatctcctccctaccaacctcatcctgcccccttgacctgcccgtcctccctggactgacctatctctttcctaactccccacccacacccacctttactggctccatccccacctctttctaTCTCTTcttcacctatcttttcctctatccatcttctatcagcctccccccctccctatttattgcggaacccccttccctgcccccatttctgataaagggtctagacccaaaatgtcagcttttctgctcctctgatgctgcttggcctgctgtgttcatccagctccacaccttgttatctcaggtgcaTGTGTGACAGAGCATGAGCATGAGTGTGCACATATCTTCCCCTTCATAATTCACAAGATTCACAGATAACACCCAAGTATGttggaaatatatttttattaaCATTTATAGAAATCTCTGTCTAAATAATGTATAATTTCTGTTCACAACACGAATTTACAACTTCAGGTCCTGCTTAATTTAGCATAAATTACACTGTAAAAATATAACAGACAAAGCTTCATATAAATAAGCATAATTTAAAAAGTAATAGAAAACAGAGCTATTTAAACATTACAAATATATTCTCAGCATCTACAACGTAGGAAATATTTAACCCTGTCGGCATTTCTGGCCGCAAATACAGCCCAAACATTTCAAACAGGGATTTGCTATGTAAACATGTCACACTCAGTGCGCCACCAGATGGCAAAAGGGTGGAATTGCAAAATGACAGGTTTCTACCCAGTGTTGCCACAAGAAACACAGGTGGGCCAGTGGGGCCGGTGACGGACAGAAGGCACTGGAGTAGGCAACGCCCAAGCTGCGAAATCTGTCAATTATTGGCGCAATTTCTGTGGCAGAGCAGTGCATTTACTATGTTACGTTTGGTCAATTCGAACTGTTAAAGTCAGCAACCTGACATCTTTGTCAACTGTCACAAAGCTAGTGCAAATACTGGCCACTGGGTGGCGCTCTACAGTGAGGATGCTATAAATGAGAAGAGGAAACCCAGGCCTGCTCATGCCGCCTCGCCTCCAGCCAGCATTCCAggttgggagaggggagggcggtgtgagggagggaggtgtgtttGCCTCATCTCCCCCCCATCAGGCGGAGACACTGTCAGAGAGGAGTGCGAAATCCCGCAGTGTCCGGTCGATCCAGCGCACGTACTCCCGGCAGATGACATACCCCCTGAGCTTCCTCTCGAAGTCGGAGGTCCTATAAGCCCTGGAGTCCAGGGGCTCGCCAATGGCAGGAAGGGGCTGAGCCAGGGCCTCCAGCAGGGAGTGCAGGTTGGCTAGGAGGCCCTGGATCTGTGTCTGGCAGTTGGTGAGCTGCTCGGTCAGCTTCCCGGAGCTCTGCCCCAGGCCTAGGGCCTGCAGGTCGTCCTGCACCAGCTGCAGGTACTCCAGTTGCAGGCTGTAGACCCGGTAGTTTTCCGAAAGGCGCTGGCCGTCTGTCAGCCTGCGCCAGGCCAGGTACCCGATGGAGGGTGAGGGCAGCCCGATGATGGTCATGTCTGGGAGGCTGAAACCTGGCTCAGAGAATGGGAGGCCCATTGCTGTGAGCTGTGGgtagagggagggggggggagagagagagagagttgttaGGGAAAATGCCAAGACTCATCACAAGCCCCAAGGAATGTTCAATATGGACAGGGGAGAGGGAGATTTACCCTCAGCAATCAATCTCCATACCCCCTCCCTGTTTCCGTGACCTCCTCCAGCCTCCACACCCTgtcccctatctctgtaacctcctccccACTCTCTACATCTTCCTCCAGTTGTACAACCCTCTCGATGtctgtcacctcccccagcccctacacctctcccctaactctgtaatctcctccagttccCTATACCCCTTCCTATctgtgtaacctcctccagcccctgatTCCCCCTGTATCTCTGTGACACAGTTAATCAGGACATACCCCTCCATCTttgcaacctcctccagcccctgccACCCCTCTGTAAACTCTTTACACTCCAGTTCTTACactgtctctctgcctctgtaacctcttccagtcCTACAGctctccctatctttgtaaccgcTTCCAGAAGCCAGTCACTGTCCCTCCTTCAGCCTCATTCTCCTGGCCCACCCTGACAGCTATATTCTTTGGACACGGAGAGTGGGTACGGATCCCAGATTCCAGGAACATGGAGTCAAATCCCGCCGCGACAGACAGaaataaatcaggaattgaagacagagggtaacTGTGGAGGGATGTTTTCTTCTGACTGAGGATCTACGACCCGTGGTGGTcagcagggatcagtactggtgtctctgctgtttgtgatatctTTCAAAGTGAGTCACATGAAAATGCCGGTGGTCTGaacagtaaatttgcagatgagatgaGAATTGTTGAAATGAGTTGTGAACAGTGAGGAAGCTTattaaaggatacagcaggatatagatcagttagaaGGTTGGGCAGAGAAGCGGCAGATGGAgattggaatcatagaatcgtagaatcccgacgatgtggaaacagacccttcggcccaacaaatccacaccgaccctcacagcatcccacccagacccatcccggtaatccacctaatctacacgtcacTGAACACTACGAGAAATTTAGTGtgaccaatctacctagcctgcacatctttggactgttggaggaaacaggagcactcagaggaaacccacgcagacacgggaaggatgtgcaaaccccacacagacagtcgcccgaggtggaatcgaaccactgtgaggctgtagtgctggacaaatgtgaagtgatgcatttcggGAGACCAAATgaaagaggaaagtatacagttaatggcagaacctttaggaTCGCTGatttgcagagggatcttggggtagaTGTCCACAGCTCCCCGAGAGTGGCAACACCATTGGATAAGGTCATAAAGAAGGCTTATAGCATACTTGCCTtgatcagtcagggcactgagtagaAAAGTTGGCCAGCAAAGTTGCAGCCGTATGAGACTTCAGTTGGGCCacttctgaagtattgtgtgcagttctggtcaacagatgacaggaaggatgtggaggctctggagaaggggtgcaaaagaggtttacaaggacatgagagataatgggaactgcagatgctggagattccaagataataaaatgtgaggctggatgaacacagcaggccaagcagcatctcaggagcacaaaagctgacgtttcgggcctagacccttcatcagagagggggatggggggagggaactggaataaatagggagagagggggaggcggaccgaagatggagagtaaagaagataggtggagagggtgtaggtggggaggtagggaggggataggtcagtccagggaagacggacaggtcaaggaggtgggatgaggttagtaggtagctgggggtgcggcttggggtgggaggaagggatgggtgagaggaagaaccggttagggaggcagagacaggttggactggttttgggatgcagtgggtgggggggaagagctgggctggttgtgtggtgcagtggggggaggggatgaactgggctggtttaacgcccttgaccgcgtctcccgcatttcccgcgacacatccctcacaccccgcccccgccacaaccgccccaagaggatccccctcgttctcacacaccaccctaccaacctccggatacaacgcattatcctccgacacttccgccatttacaatccgaccccaccacccaagacatttttccatccccacccctgtctgctttccggagagaccactctctccgtgactcccttgttcgctccacactgccctccaaccccaccacacctggcaccttcccctgcaaccgcaggaaatgctacacttgtccccacacctcctccctcacccccatcccaggccccaagatgacattccacattaagcagaggttcacctgcacatctgccaatgtggtatactgcatccactgtacccggtgcggctttctctacattggggaaaccaagcggaggcttggggaccgctttgcagaacacctccgctcagttcgcaacaaacaactgcacctcccagtcgcaaaccatttccactccccctcccattctcttgatgacatgtccatcatgggcctcctgcactgccaccatgatgccacccgaaggttgcaggaacagcaactcatattccgcctgggaaccctgcagccatatggtatcaatgtggacttcaccagtttcaaaatctccccttcccccactgcatccctcaaccagcccagtt
Coding sequences:
- the LOC125450162 gene encoding cardiotrophin-2-like, whose protein sequence is MQDLRGILSLLLIQLLGHSQEAPIAVPTLIGQTHDLLLLLQEKASSLLSTYLTAMGLPFSEPGFSLPDMTIIGLPSPSIGYLAWRRLTDGQRLSENYRVYSLQLEYLQLVQDDLQALGLGQSSGKLTEQLTNCQTQIQGLLANLHSLLEALAQPLPAIGEPLDSRAYRTSDFERKLRGYVICREYVRWIDRTLRDFALLSDSVSA